A stretch of DNA from Chlorogloeopsis sp. ULAP01:
GCAAGCAGCAGAACTCGGTTGGGAAGGGTTGGAATGGGCTGTTGGTATTCCCGGAACTGTCGGCGGTGCGGTAGTCATGAATGCAGGAGCGCACAATAGCTGCATCGCAGATATCTTAGTTAGCGCCCAAGTACTTTCTCCTGATGGTACGCTCTTAACGCTAACCCGCGATCAATTAAATTACAGTTACCGCACTTCTATGTTGCAAGGTAGCGATCGCATAGTTACGCAAGCAACTTTTCAACTGCAACCAGGTGCAGATCCTGCACAAGTAATGGCAATTACCAAGCAACACAAACAGCATCGTCTATCAACTCAACCTTATCATTTACCCAGCTGTGGTAGTGTTTTCCGCAATCCCAAACCTTACGCAGCAGGCTGGTTAATTGAACAAACCGGTTTAAAAGGCTATCAAATTGGCAAAGCGCAAGTAGCCCAGCGCCATGCTAATTTTATCGTCAACTGTGGCGGTGCTAGTGCTTGGGATATTTTTAATCTGATTCGTCACGTTCAATATCAAGTACAGGAAAATTGGTCGATTCTGTTAGAACCAGAAGTTAAAATGATCGGTGAGTTTTCATTAGCTTGTTGAAACTTGCAAATTATTAATTTAGACTCAGCGCCAGCAGCTAGCTGGCGCTTTTGCTTGTTTTGACTAAAAATAGGGTGTAGGGGGAAAAAAATTGTATTTGCGATCGCATGATATCAAATACAAATGGATACAAAAGAATTTCTTGGTAAAACCGTTGCTGTTATTGTTGATCGCCCAATGGGTTGTAGGCATCCACAGTACGGATACATTTACCCCATAAACTATGGCTATATTCCCAATACTCTCGCTCCAGATGGGCAGGAAGTGGATGCTTACATCTTGGGTATATTTGAGCCTCTAAGCTACTTTGAGGGTGATTGTATCGCCATTATTCATCGCATTAATGATGTGGATGACAAGCTAATTGTTGTACCGCAAGGTAAAAACTACAGCGACGAACAAATCTTGGCTTTGACAGAGTTCCAAGAGCAGTTTTTCGTATCGGTTGTTTTGCGCCCGTAGAGTAATTGGCGATCGCTCCTCACACCCATTCCCGTCTTCAAACATACAGATGTAAAAAAAGATATAGTTTGCATTTAAATCACCTTGACTTTCATGAATAGCAAACGTTTACTGGTGCTGATTTTGACAATAATATTGATTGCCTTTTCTTGGTGGGGTGTGATGTCGGCACGGGCTGGCTTGGTAGTGCGTCAACTAGAGCGTGAGAAAGTACCGCTATTGTACCTAGCACCAAAGAATGCATTGAAAGTACCTGGTGTTTTGGTAGCGCATGGCTATGCAGGTTCTAAGCAATTAATGCTCGGCTACGCACACGTTTTAGCCCATGCAGGTTACGCGGTAATGCTATGGGATTTTGATAGTCATGCAGCTAATAGCAAACCTTTGCAGAGAAATTCACTTTCTGGAAATTTTGAGATTGCTTATGCTGCACTTGTAGCACAACCAGAAGTAGATGCATCGCGCTTGGCTACTTTAGGACACTCGATGGGAAGTGGTGCAGTGATGGCGGCTGCAATTGACAATGACAATCGTTATGCTGCGACTGTGGCAATTTCGCCTACAAGTGCTTACGTGACAGCAAACGCACCTCGTAACCTCCAATTGCAAGCAGGCAGTTGGGAGAGTAGATTTATCGCCAATGCCCAGCGTTTATTAAAACAAGCAGGTGGAGAAAATAAGGATTTAGGTGATGGCAGGGGGCGGGAGTTTGTCGTCATCCCCAATGTCGAACACATTACAATTTTGTTTAACAATCAGAGCTATCAAGCCGCGAAAAACTGGCTCGATGCCACCTTTGGAGTGCAGCGTCAAAGTAACTATGTTGACCGTCGGATGTTTTGGTATGCTTTGCACTTATTAGCATGGTTGGCTTTACTTGGAGCAGTAGCTCCTAATTTAGCTGTGTCTTCTACTACACCCAAGGCAAGGAAGTTCAAATGCTCTGTTGGCTTACTGATAGCGCCGTTTGTGGCAACCAGTGTACTTGTATTGCTCAGTCATGTTAGCAACATTGAAAGCTTAGGTGGCATATTAGTAGGTAGTGCAATAGCCATTTGGTTTGGTGTAGCAGGTATAGCTTGGCTAATTATCATGTCACGGTTACCAATTCCTACACTCCGAGCCGCCTTTGTTGGCATAGTTCTATTTTTGGTATTGTGGACTGGCTTTGGAGTAATGGCACAGGTAGTGTGGTTGCAATGGTGGCTAATTCCAGCACGTCTAGCGTTATTTCCCTTACTGGCACTAACTTGTTTTCCTTGGTTTTTAGCATCGGGAGTGGCACAACAAAATCTTAGACTTGGAAAACGAATTC
This window harbors:
- the murB gene encoding UDP-N-acetylmuramate dehydrogenase, which gives rise to MKSSQAAVDVCSYSGVTTIKQEITSSKSKEIYLENAGCIIKSQVSLSGCTSYRVGGPAEWYVAPRNLEALQASVNYAKEHELPVTILGAGSNLLVSDRGIPGLVIATRHLRHSHFDPQTGQVTLAAGESIPSLAWQAAELGWEGLEWAVGIPGTVGGAVVMNAGAHNSCIADILVSAQVLSPDGTLLTLTRDQLNYSYRTSMLQGSDRIVTQATFQLQPGADPAQVMAITKQHKQHRLSTQPYHLPSCGSVFRNPKPYAAGWLIEQTGLKGYQIGKAQVAQRHANFIVNCGGASAWDIFNLIRHVQYQVQENWSILLEPEVKMIGEFSLAC
- a CDS encoding inorganic diphosphatase, translated to MDTKEFLGKTVAVIVDRPMGCRHPQYGYIYPINYGYIPNTLAPDGQEVDAYILGIFEPLSYFEGDCIAIIHRINDVDDKLIVVPQGKNYSDEQILALTEFQEQFFVSVVLRP
- a CDS encoding alpha/beta fold hydrolase, yielding MNSKRLLVLILTIILIAFSWWGVMSARAGLVVRQLEREKVPLLYLAPKNALKVPGVLVAHGYAGSKQLMLGYAHVLAHAGYAVMLWDFDSHAANSKPLQRNSLSGNFEIAYAALVAQPEVDASRLATLGHSMGSGAVMAAAIDNDNRYAATVAISPTSAYVTANAPRNLQLQAGSWESRFIANAQRLLKQAGGENKDLGDGRGREFVVIPNVEHITILFNNQSYQAAKNWLDATFGVQRQSNYVDRRMFWYALHLLAWLALLGAVAPNLAVSSTTPKARKFKCSVGLLIAPFVATSVLVLLSHVSNIESLGGILVGSAIAIWFGVAGIAWLIIMSRLPIPTLRAAFVGIVLFLVLWTGFGVMAQVVWLQWWLIPARLALFPLLALTCFPWFLASGVAQQNLRLGKRILWWFGQSTVLIGGFILVLYLLPQLGFISLLLPVFPIMIAIFSFAASLLNAPVSYAIGSAMFFGWTLAATFPLAR